One Mycolicibacterium sp. TUM20985 genomic window, TCGTCGCCACGCTGGTGCGACGGGGTGACCGAGGTGGCGGCGGACACGCCGTCCTGGCCCTGCATGGCTACACCGACTACTTCTTCAACACCGAGCTCGCAGATCAGTTCGCCGGACGCGGGTTCGACTTCTATGCGTTGGACCTCCACAAGTGCGGCCGATCGCACCGGCCGGGGCAGACACCGCACTTCACGACCGACCTGGCCGGGTACGACGCCGAACTGGACCGCGCTCTCGGCGTGATCACGGCGGCCTCGGGCGCCGACGGACCGGTCCGGGTGTGCCTGTACGGCCACTCCGCGGGTGGCTTGATCGCCACGCTCTGGCTGGATCGACTCCGCAGGCGTGGTGCGGCGTCGCACGTCGGCGGCCTGGTACTGAACAGCCCGTTCTTCGACCTGCACGGGCCCGCGATCCTTCGCACCGCGCCGACCTCGGCGGCGCTCGTCGCGCTTGCCCGCTTCCGGAAGCGGCAGGTGATCCGCCCACCGACCGCGGGCGGGTACGGCACCAGCCTGCACCGCGACTATTCCGGTGAATTCGACTACGACCTCGACCTGAAGCCACTCGGCGGGTTTCCGGTCACGTTCGGCTGGATCAACGCCATTCGACGCGGCCAGGCGAAGCTGCATCGCGGCCTGGACGTCGGCGTGCCCAACCTGCTCCTGCGGTCCGACCGCAGTGTGCCGGAGGCGCCCGATCCCGAGTCCATCCAACGCGGAGACGCCGTGCTCGACGTCAAGCAGATCGCCCGGTGGGCGGGCTGCGTCGGCGACCGCCAAACCGTCGTACCGATCACCGACGCCAAACACGACGTGTTCCTGTCCCTGGCCGCGCCGCGGGCAGCCGCCTACGCCGAGCTGAATCTTTGGCTCGACCGTTACCTCAGCTCTGAATCAGAGCCCACCTCAACA contains:
- a CDS encoding alpha/beta hydrolase translates to MTATEPGAELTWEPDVLPGYWQQTLPLGPDPHGEGDLVATLVRRGDRGGGGHAVLALHGYTDYFFNTELADQFAGRGFDFYALDLHKCGRSHRPGQTPHFTTDLAGYDAELDRALGVITAASGADGPVRVCLYGHSAGGLIATLWLDRLRRRGAASHVGGLVLNSPFFDLHGPAILRTAPTSAALVALARFRKRQVIRPPTAGGYGTSLHRDYSGEFDYDLDLKPLGGFPVTFGWINAIRRGQAKLHRGLDVGVPNLLLRSDRSVPEAPDPESIQRGDAVLDVKQIARWAGCVGDRQTVVPITDAKHDVFLSLAAPRAAAYAELNLWLDRYLSSESEPTSTESGRD